A window from Actinomycetospora corticicola encodes these proteins:
- a CDS encoding DUF4191 domain-containing protein, protein MAKGTAGKATKEEKKAAKQAARAARKQRWSQIWQAFQMQRKEDKLLLPLMIGAVVVTALIFLVIGLLLGQSWYLVPIGVILGLAVAMIVFGRRVQNNVYAKADGQPGAAGWALDNMRGPWRVTQAVAGTTQLDVVHRVIGRPGVILVAEGASHRTRGLLAQEKKKVSRVAGQVPIYEVAVGNADGEVELSKLQRHMAKLPRNIDRAQMDTLEKRLAAIAGRGGPAMPKGPVPKGAQMKGMQRTVRRR, encoded by the coding sequence ATGGCCAAGGGCACTGCCGGTAAGGCGACCAAGGAAGAGAAGAAGGCCGCCAAGCAGGCTGCGCGCGCTGCCCGCAAGCAGCGGTGGTCGCAGATCTGGCAGGCCTTCCAGATGCAGCGCAAGGAGGACAAGCTCCTCCTGCCGCTGATGATCGGCGCGGTCGTGGTGACGGCCCTGATCTTCCTGGTCATCGGGCTGCTCCTCGGGCAGTCCTGGTACCTGGTGCCGATCGGCGTCATCCTCGGTCTCGCGGTCGCGATGATCGTGTTCGGGCGCCGCGTGCAGAACAACGTCTACGCCAAGGCCGACGGGCAGCCCGGCGCCGCCGGGTGGGCGCTGGACAACATGCGCGGGCCGTGGCGGGTCACGCAGGCCGTCGCCGGCACCACGCAGCTCGACGTCGTGCACCGGGTCATCGGCCGCCCCGGCGTGATCCTCGTGGCCGAGGGCGCCTCGCACCGCACCAGGGGTCTGCTCGCGCAGGAGAAGAAGAAGGTCTCGCGCGTCGCCGGGCAGGTGCCGATCTACGAGGTCGCGGTCGGCAACGCCGACGGCGAGGTGGAGCTCTCGAAGCTGCAGCGCCACATGGCGAAGCTCCCCCGCAACATCGACCGCGCGCAGATGGACACCCTCGAGAAGCGGCTCGCGGCCATCGCCGGCCGCGGCGGCCCCGCGATGCCGAAGGGCCCGGTGCCCAAGGGCGCTCAGATGAAGGGGATGCAGCGCACGGTCCGCCGGCGCTGA
- the glnA gene encoding type I glutamate--ammonia ligase, producing MTVPEKEPARVFSNKDEVFKYISDEGVQYVDVRFCDLPGQMQHFTVPASEFSDAVFEDGLAFDGSSVTGFQTINESDMTLLPDVATARIDPFRAQKTLNVNFFVHDPLTLEAYSRDPRNVARKAENFLSTVDVADTCFFGPEAEFYIFDEVRYESSMRTQFYAVDSVEGAWNTGRDEPGGNKGYKIPAKGGYFPVEPTDQTSDLRAAIGTNLINSGFELEKLHHEVGTGGQAEINYKFNTLLHAADDLQLFKYIVKNTAWQAGKTVTFMPKPIAGDNGSGMHCHQSLFKGGEPLFYDENGYAGLSDLARHYIGGILHHAPSLVAFTNATANSYHRLVPGFEAPINLVYSNRNRSACVRIPITGNNPKAKRLEFRCPDSSGNPYLSFAAMMMAGLDGIRNKIEPPTPVDKDLYELPPEEAANIAQVPASLDAAVNNLEADHDYLLEGGVFTSDLIEKWIELKRDDVTGLRLRPHPYEFELYYNC from the coding sequence ATGACAGTGCCAGAGAAGGAGCCAGCGAGGGTGTTCAGCAACAAGGACGAGGTCTTCAAGTACATCTCCGACGAGGGGGTGCAGTACGTCGACGTCCGGTTCTGCGACCTCCCTGGCCAGATGCAGCACTTCACCGTGCCCGCCTCGGAGTTCAGTGACGCCGTCTTCGAGGACGGTCTCGCCTTCGACGGCTCGTCGGTCACCGGATTCCAGACCATCAACGAGTCGGACATGACGCTGCTGCCCGACGTGGCGACCGCGCGCATCGACCCGTTCCGGGCCCAGAAGACCCTGAACGTCAACTTCTTCGTCCACGACCCGCTGACGCTCGAGGCCTACAGCCGCGACCCGCGCAACGTGGCCCGCAAGGCGGAGAACTTCCTGTCGACGGTCGACGTCGCCGACACGTGCTTCTTCGGCCCCGAGGCCGAGTTCTACATCTTCGACGAGGTCCGCTACGAGTCCTCGATGCGCACCCAGTTCTACGCCGTCGACTCGGTCGAGGGCGCGTGGAACACCGGGCGCGACGAGCCGGGTGGCAACAAGGGCTACAAGATCCCGGCCAAGGGCGGCTACTTCCCGGTCGAGCCGACCGACCAGACCTCCGACCTGCGCGCCGCGATCGGCACCAACCTCATCAACTCGGGCTTCGAGCTCGAGAAGCTGCACCACGAGGTCGGCACCGGCGGCCAGGCCGAGATCAACTACAAGTTCAACACGCTGCTGCACGCGGCGGACGACCTGCAGCTGTTCAAGTACATCGTCAAGAACACGGCGTGGCAGGCGGGCAAGACCGTCACCTTCATGCCGAAGCCGATCGCCGGCGACAACGGCTCGGGCATGCACTGCCACCAGTCGCTGTTCAAGGGCGGCGAGCCGCTGTTCTACGACGAGAACGGCTACGCCGGGCTCTCCGACCTCGCCCGCCACTACATCGGCGGCATCCTGCACCACGCGCCCTCGCTCGTGGCGTTCACCAACGCCACCGCGAACTCGTACCACCGCCTGGTGCCCGGCTTCGAGGCCCCGATCAACCTGGTCTACTCGAACCGCAACCGCTCGGCCTGCGTGCGCATCCCGATCACCGGCAACAACCCGAAGGCCAAGCGCCTCGAGTTCCGCTGCCCGGACTCGTCGGGCAACCCGTACCTGTCCTTCGCGGCCATGATGATGGCCGGCCTCGACGGCATCCGGAACAAGATCGAGCCGCCGACGCCGGTCGACAAGGACCTCTACGAGCTCCCGCCGGAGGAGGCCGCCAACATCGCGCAGGTGCCGGCCAGCCTCGACGCCGCCGTGAACAACCTCGAGGCCGACCACGACTACCTGCTCGAGGGCGGCGTCTTCACGTCCGACCTGATCGAGAAGTGGATCGAGCTCAAGCGCGACGACGTGACGGGCCTACGGCTGCGCCCGCACCCGTACGAGTTCGAGCTGTACTACAACTGCTGA
- a CDS encoding trypsin-like peptidase domain-containing protein gives MRNRLPSWKSALATVAVAGAALLATAPPALAQDGGGGPDPTQAPIAEKVSGEVLPAVDRLQITSAAGVLVNPNTGEYARVDAFSVGCTGFTVGSDGWIATAGHCVDPAMMAMQARLTVANEYGAAGYDANAMYSYLQDFVFVDGTGNAAPAITVQVLPATAAPGDKPMDAKVVDYQAYNKGDTALLKVDGHNMLSIEVAPGGPAPTGMPVMSMGYPGARDDAMDPSMTPTWKEGAVSSQQTQDGIAYTEVTTEMGHGMSGGPTVNQQGQAIGINSQATGDGGNSFNFIAPSSRLAELMARNGVPTAPSPVDAAYRTGMELYYQGYYSDAIEQFDAVLALAPGNKAAVDYKNRAVQAHDQFGDTGLGLLGWGLIGGGSLLVLVVGGCVVGVVVSRRRRAAASVPQVNVAQPGFGLPSGYQVPLQHDPAAAPLSQQQPGVGVPQQAPAGFGAAPFGQAGQPGQTAQHVPDMQYVAMPAAPASPPVGFPAPTATPIAVASTAPRHEAPAVAPEAPAVAVATPPSAWPAPATEAPVAPAAVAPTGPGHCPNCGAARGAGARFCGGCGVGLS, from the coding sequence ATGCGCAACCGTCTTCCCTCCTGGAAGTCCGCCCTCGCCACCGTCGCCGTCGCCGGCGCCGCGCTGCTCGCCACCGCTCCCCCAGCCCTGGCCCAGGACGGTGGAGGTGGCCCCGACCCGACGCAGGCGCCGATCGCGGAGAAGGTCAGCGGCGAGGTGCTCCCCGCCGTCGACCGCCTCCAGATCACCTCGGCCGCGGGCGTCCTGGTCAACCCGAACACCGGCGAGTACGCCCGCGTCGACGCGTTCTCGGTCGGCTGCACCGGCTTCACCGTCGGCTCCGACGGCTGGATCGCCACCGCCGGCCACTGCGTCGACCCGGCCATGATGGCCATGCAGGCCCGCCTCACGGTCGCGAACGAGTACGGCGCGGCGGGCTACGACGCCAACGCCATGTACAGCTACCTGCAGGACTTCGTGTTCGTCGACGGCACCGGGAACGCCGCCCCGGCCATCACCGTGCAGGTGCTGCCCGCCACCGCCGCCCCCGGCGACAAGCCGATGGACGCCAAGGTCGTGGACTACCAGGCCTACAACAAGGGCGACACGGCGCTGCTCAAGGTCGACGGCCACAACATGCTGAGCATCGAGGTGGCTCCGGGCGGTCCGGCCCCGACCGGCATGCCGGTCATGTCGATGGGCTACCCCGGCGCCCGGGACGACGCGATGGACCCGAGCATGACGCCCACCTGGAAGGAGGGCGCGGTCAGCTCGCAGCAGACCCAGGACGGCATCGCCTACACCGAGGTGACCACCGAGATGGGCCACGGCATGAGCGGCGGCCCGACGGTGAACCAGCAGGGTCAGGCGATCGGCATCAACAGCCAGGCCACCGGCGACGGCGGCAACTCCTTCAACTTCATCGCCCCGTCGTCGCGCCTCGCCGAGCTGATGGCCCGCAACGGCGTCCCGACCGCGCCGAGCCCCGTCGACGCCGCCTACCGCACCGGCATGGAGCTCTACTACCAGGGCTACTACTCGGACGCGATCGAGCAGTTCGACGCCGTCCTCGCGCTCGCCCCGGGCAACAAGGCCGCCGTGGACTACAAGAACAGGGCCGTGCAGGCGCACGACCAGTTCGGTGACACCGGCCTCGGCCTGCTCGGCTGGGGCCTGATCGGGGGCGGCTCGCTGCTCGTGCTGGTCGTCGGCGGATGCGTCGTGGGCGTGGTCGTCAGCCGTCGGCGCCGCGCCGCGGCGAGCGTCCCGCAGGTGAACGTCGCCCAGCCCGGCTTCGGGCTGCCGTCCGGCTACCAGGTCCCGCTGCAGCACGACCCGGCCGCAGCCCCGCTGTCCCAGCAGCAGCCCGGCGTCGGGGTCCCGCAGCAGGCTCCCGCCGGCTTCGGCGCCGCCCCGTTCGGCCAGGCCGGTCAGCCGGGCCAGACCGCTCAGCACGTCCCGGACATGCAGTACGTCGCGATGCCGGCCGCGCCGGCCTCGCCCCCGGTCGGGTTCCCCGCGCCCACCGCAACCCCGATCGCGGTCGCCTCGACCGCCCCGCGGCACGAGGCCCCCGCCGTCGCCCCGGAGGCCCCCGCCGTCGCCGTCGCGACCCCGCCGTCGGCCTGGCCGGCGCCGGCGACCGAGGCCCCGGTGGCGCCCGCCGCTGTGGCCCCGACCGGTCCGGGCCACTGCCCGAACTGCGGCGCCGCCCGCGGCGCCGGGGCCCGCTTCTGCGGCGGCTGCGGGGTGGGGCTGAGCTGA
- a CDS encoding S1 family peptidase: MKRALTTLLTGVVVGSSLLVTAGPAAATEPALPRERLVAQVLPAVTYVETRATGWVRERGTGREIGTVNLTGTCSGVLVSGDGHVATAGHCVDAADLTDSLRGQLAREVAATPDATGTPAQYEAFILARYDIGGPTSGSPVERDVTVVRADASGPERRLDARIVDSLPNERGDVALLDVDGENLSAAPLAPAGDPTPGAPVTAVGYPADRDRLMDPSRTPSWKDGTVSSVQTRDGVPFVEVSADMAPGMSGGPAVDAQGRLVGLNSMGIGDSGAFNFLAPTSTLRAMLERNGVRTDPGPVDVRYRAGLDALAAGENADAVAAFLDVTRLRPDHTQAAKQLTAAQQAYATDGDASEHRTRTLLLVAGGIAVVLLIGGGALTAVLLVRRSRRRTAAAFPTTGPIGPFPTAGFPAGHPSGPLPTPGPTAPFATPPWGAVPAPRPEAPAVERTPEDH, encoded by the coding sequence ATGAAGCGAGCGTTGACCACCCTGCTCACCGGCGTCGTCGTCGGGAGCTCTCTCCTCGTGACGGCCGGCCCCGCCGCCGCGACCGAGCCCGCCCTCCCCCGCGAGCGGCTCGTCGCCCAGGTCCTCCCGGCCGTCACCTACGTCGAGACCCGCGCCACCGGCTGGGTCCGCGAGAGGGGCACCGGCCGGGAGATCGGCACCGTCAACCTCACCGGCACCTGCTCGGGAGTGCTCGTCTCCGGCGACGGTCACGTCGCCACCGCCGGGCACTGCGTCGACGCCGCCGACCTCACCGACTCGCTGCGCGGGCAGCTCGCCCGCGAGGTCGCGGCCACTCCGGACGCGACCGGCACGCCCGCGCAGTACGAGGCGTTCATCCTCGCCCGCTACGACATCGGCGGCCCGACCTCCGGCAGCCCCGTCGAGCGCGACGTCACCGTCGTCCGCGCCGACGCCTCCGGCCCCGAGCGCCGCCTCGACGCGCGGATCGTCGACTCGCTGCCGAACGAGCGCGGCGACGTCGCCCTGCTCGACGTCGACGGCGAGAACCTCTCCGCCGCGCCCCTCGCCCCGGCCGGGGACCCGACGCCCGGCGCGCCGGTCACCGCAGTGGGCTACCCCGCCGACCGGGACCGCCTCATGGACCCCAGCCGCACCCCGAGCTGGAAGGACGGCACCGTCAGCTCGGTCCAGACCCGCGACGGCGTGCCGTTCGTCGAGGTCAGCGCGGACATGGCGCCGGGGATGAGCGGCGGTCCGGCCGTCGACGCACAGGGACGGCTCGTCGGGCTCAACAGCATGGGGATCGGCGACTCCGGGGCGTTCAACTTCCTCGCCCCGACCTCCACCCTCCGTGCGATGCTCGAGCGGAACGGGGTCCGGACCGATCCCGGTCCGGTCGACGTCCGCTACCGCGCCGGTCTCGACGCCCTCGCCGCCGGGGAGAACGCCGACGCGGTCGCCGCGTTCCTCGACGTCACGCGCTTGCGTCCGGACCACACGCAGGCCGCGAAGCAGCTCACGGCGGCGCAGCAGGCCTACGCCACCGACGGCGACGCGAGCGAGCACCGCACCCGCACGCTGCTGCTCGTCGCCGGTGGGATCGCGGTGGTCCTGCTGATCGGCGGCGGGGCCCTCACCGCGGTGCTCCTCGTCCGTCGTTCGCGCCGCCGGACCGCCGCGGCCTTCCCGACGACGGGACCGATCGGCCCGTTCCCGACGGCGGGCTTCCCCGCCGGGCACCCCAGCGGCCCCCTCCCGACGCCGGGTCCGACCGCTCCCTTCGCCACCCCGCCGTGGGGTGCCGTGCCCGCCCCGCGCCCGGAGGCCCCCGCCGTCGAGCGGACGCCCGAGGACCACTGA
- a CDS encoding pyridoxal phosphate-dependent decarboxylase family protein, giving the protein MDGHGPALDAARRFADRWLASLPDRPVGVPADPAAIRARLGDLPDDGLDAAAVLGHLTAALEPGLVASGGPRYFGFVTGGSLPVALAADWVVSATDQDAAVAVMSPGAAVVEEVAGRWALELLGLPSEAAVGFATGAQTANIACLAAARHALLAATGWDVEADGLAGAPTVTVLVGAAAHATVVQALRLLGFGARHAVRVAADAQGRMQPDALRSTMAGAPGPVLVCAQAGQVNTGACDPLDAVAAVVAEHANAWLHVDGAFGLWAAASPRRRHLVAGAERADSWAVDAHKWLNVPYDSALAIVRDGAALATALSVSAPYLPLGEADPSTHTLENSRRPRGIPVYAALRALGRTGAADLVDRCCDLALLAADRFAAGGVEVVNDVVLNQVLLRVPGVDVADLARAVAEDGTCWVGRTLWDGAPALRFSVSNWSTTPEDVDRSVDRILALRDALAG; this is encoded by the coding sequence ATGGACGGTCATGGACCCGCGCTCGACGCGGCCCGGCGGTTCGCCGACCGTTGGCTCGCGTCGCTGCCCGACCGCCCGGTGGGGGTCCCGGCCGACCCCGCGGCGATCCGGGCGCGACTCGGGGACCTTCCCGACGACGGGCTCGACGCGGCGGCGGTGCTGGGCCACCTGACCGCGGCGCTCGAGCCGGGCCTCGTCGCGAGCGGCGGGCCCCGCTACTTCGGGTTCGTCACCGGCGGGTCGCTCCCGGTGGCCCTCGCCGCGGACTGGGTGGTCTCGGCCACCGACCAGGACGCGGCCGTGGCCGTGATGTCGCCCGGCGCTGCCGTCGTGGAGGAGGTGGCCGGACGGTGGGCCCTCGAACTGCTCGGCCTGCCGTCGGAGGCCGCCGTCGGGTTCGCGACCGGCGCGCAGACGGCGAACATCGCCTGCCTCGCCGCCGCCCGGCACGCGCTGCTCGCCGCCACGGGCTGGGACGTCGAGGCCGATGGTCTCGCGGGCGCGCCGACCGTGACGGTGCTCGTCGGGGCCGCGGCCCACGCGACGGTCGTGCAGGCGCTGCGGCTGCTCGGGTTCGGGGCCCGGCACGCCGTGCGGGTGGCGGCGGACGCGCAGGGCCGGATGCAGCCGGACGCCCTGCGCTCGACGATGGCCGGAGCGCCGGGGCCGGTGCTCGTGTGCGCGCAGGCCGGACAGGTGAACACCGGGGCGTGCGATCCGCTGGACGCGGTCGCGGCCGTGGTGGCGGAGCACGCGAACGCCTGGCTGCACGTCGACGGCGCGTTCGGGCTCTGGGCGGCGGCGTCGCCGCGTCGGCGGCACCTGGTCGCCGGGGCGGAGCGCGCCGACTCGTGGGCGGTCGACGCGCACAAGTGGTTGAACGTGCCCTACGACTCGGCGCTGGCGATCGTCCGCGACGGGGCGGCGCTCGCCACCGCGCTGTCGGTGTCCGCGCCGTACCTGCCGCTCGGAGAGGCCGACCCGTCGACCCACACGCTGGAGAACTCTCGCCGGCCGCGGGGCATCCCGGTGTACGCCGCGCTGCGGGCCCTGGGGCGCACCGGGGCCGCCGATCTCGTCGACCGGTGCTGCGACCTCGCGCTCCTCGCTGCTGACCGGTTCGCCGCCGGGGGCGTGGAAGTGGTCAACGACGTCGTCCTGAACCAGGTCCTCCTGCGGGTGCCCGGGGTGGACGTCGCCGACCTCGCCCGGGCGGTGGCGGAGGACGGCACCTGTTGGGTGGGCAGGACGCTGTGGGACGGCGCGCCCGCGCTGCGGTTCTCGGTGTCCAACTGGTCGACCACCCCGGAGGACGTGGACCGTTCGGTCGATCGCATCCTGGCGCTGCGGGACGCGCTCGCGGGCTAG
- a CDS encoding bifunctional [glutamine synthetase] adenylyltransferase/[glutamine synthetase]-adenylyl-L-tyrosine phosphorylase — protein sequence MTTPPVARDRRPARAPARLGFTEPDAGPRLADLGWWDGDDAVPAAALVVWALARAADPDLALSTVERMRESLGEGWAELEGALRVDQGLRGRLFGVLGGSTALGDHLVSQPERWRLLRTVLAPGRVHDTSRMPSAEDRCRTHLDAVGADPEQDAPVASVTGPAAVELLRLAWRDDVLLLAAADLQSVCEPELPFWPVDAISGQLADVATAGLEAALAVARAEVGAERVAGVRLGVIGMGKCGGRELNYVSDIDVIFLHDGPADMATRLASTMMRVATEAFLEVDANLRPEGRQGQLTRTLDGHVAYYQRWARTWEFQALLKARPVAGDRELGREYCEALAPMVWSAAERDDFVPDVRAMRKRVEEHIRHDVADRELKLGRGGLRDVEFAVQLLQLVHGRGDESLRGPNTLETLAALGEGGYIGRDDAANLAASYRFLRLLEHRVQLQRLRRTHLFPSDDDTAGLRWLARAAKLRADGRRDAVGVLQAEQSRTTVRVRRLHEKLFYRPLLDSVARVAGSDLVLTEESATRRLAALGWSSPSGALKHVAALTAGTSRAARIQRALLPVLLDQLGHTADPDHGLLAYRKVSEALASTPWFLALLRDEGVAADRLMYVLGTSRWVAEMMPRSPEVLRLLGGDGPTADLVAREPDEVAQSLRAAVARHTDPRSAGNVARSLRRVELLRVACADLLGLTDVASVCRALTSVWAAVLQAALEAAIRERAGDSPAPATIAIIGMGRLGGSELGYGSDADVVAVCEPAAGATDQEATTYARSVVESAIAALGAPSPDPALEVDTKLRPEGRSGPLVRTLSSYADYLRRWAQTWECQALLRARPVAGDEDLGRRFTEMIAPYRYPEGGLPDEQATEIRRMKARIDAERLPRGADRALHTKLGTGGLADVEWTVQLLQLQHAAAVPSLRTPSTLDALVALQEADLLTEADAAALTAGWTTATRARGIATLVRGKPTDQLPRSGRELAGIASALGFAEDDPGACIDEYRRITRHARAAVDRVFSAV from the coding sequence GTGACGACCCCTCCCGTCGCGCGCGACCGCCGTCCTGCTCGCGCGCCGGCCCGTCTCGGCTTCACCGAGCCCGACGCCGGGCCGCGCCTGGCCGACCTGGGCTGGTGGGACGGCGACGACGCGGTCCCGGCCGCCGCCCTCGTCGTGTGGGCCCTGGCGCGGGCCGCCGACCCGGACCTGGCACTGTCGACGGTCGAGCGGATGCGGGAGTCGCTGGGCGAGGGGTGGGCGGAGCTCGAGGGGGCGCTGCGTGTCGACCAGGGGCTGCGCGGCCGGCTCTTCGGGGTGCTCGGCGGCTCGACGGCGCTGGGCGACCACCTGGTGTCGCAGCCCGAGCGGTGGCGGCTGCTGCGCACCGTCCTCGCGCCCGGCCGGGTGCACGACACCTCCCGGATGCCGAGCGCGGAGGACCGGTGCCGCACGCACCTGGACGCGGTCGGCGCGGACCCGGAGCAGGACGCCCCGGTCGCGAGCGTCACCGGCCCGGCCGCGGTGGAGCTGCTGCGCCTGGCCTGGCGCGACGACGTGCTGCTGCTCGCGGCGGCGGACCTGCAGTCGGTGTGCGAGCCGGAGCTCCCGTTCTGGCCGGTCGACGCGATCTCGGGGCAGCTCGCCGACGTCGCGACGGCGGGCCTGGAGGCCGCGCTCGCCGTGGCCCGCGCGGAGGTCGGGGCAGAGCGGGTGGCGGGCGTACGCCTCGGCGTGATCGGGATGGGCAAGTGCGGCGGGCGCGAGCTGAACTACGTCTCCGACATCGACGTCATCTTCCTGCACGACGGCCCCGCGGACATGGCCACGCGGCTGGCCTCGACGATGATGCGGGTGGCCACCGAGGCGTTCCTCGAGGTCGACGCGAATCTGCGCCCGGAGGGTCGGCAGGGCCAGCTGACCCGGACCCTGGACGGGCACGTCGCCTATTACCAGCGGTGGGCCCGGACCTGGGAGTTCCAGGCGCTGCTCAAGGCCCGGCCGGTGGCGGGGGACCGCGAGCTGGGGCGGGAGTACTGCGAGGCGCTCGCGCCGATGGTGTGGAGCGCCGCCGAGCGGGACGACTTCGTGCCCGACGTGCGGGCGATGCGCAAGCGGGTGGAGGAGCACATCCGCCACGACGTGGCCGACCGCGAGCTCAAGCTGGGCCGCGGGGGGCTGCGCGACGTGGAGTTCGCCGTCCAGCTGCTGCAGCTCGTGCACGGGCGCGGCGACGAGTCGCTGCGCGGCCCGAACACGCTGGAGACGCTCGCGGCGCTCGGCGAGGGCGGCTACATCGGCCGTGACGACGCCGCGAACCTCGCCGCCTCCTACCGCTTCCTGCGGCTGCTCGAGCACCGCGTCCAGTTGCAGCGCCTGCGCCGCACCCACCTCTTCCCCTCCGACGACGACACCGCGGGCCTGCGGTGGCTCGCCCGCGCGGCGAAGCTGCGCGCCGACGGCCGCCGCGACGCGGTCGGGGTGCTGCAGGCCGAGCAGTCCCGCACCACGGTGCGGGTGCGGCGGCTGCACGAGAAGCTCTTCTACCGCCCGCTGCTGGACTCCGTGGCCCGCGTGGCCGGCTCGGACCTGGTCCTCACCGAGGAGTCCGCGACCCGCCGCCTCGCGGCCCTCGGGTGGAGCTCGCCGTCGGGAGCCCTCAAGCACGTCGCGGCGCTGACCGCGGGGACCAGTCGCGCGGCCCGCATCCAGCGCGCGCTCCTGCCGGTGCTGCTCGACCAGCTCGGCCACACCGCCGACCCCGACCACGGGCTGCTGGCCTACCGCAAGGTCTCCGAGGCGCTCGCGTCCACGCCGTGGTTCCTCGCCCTGCTGCGCGACGAGGGCGTCGCGGCGGACCGGCTGATGTACGTGCTCGGCACCTCCCGCTGGGTGGCCGAGATGATGCCGCGCTCCCCGGAGGTGCTGCGCCTGCTCGGGGGCGACGGCCCGACGGCGGACCTGGTCGCCCGGGAGCCCGACGAGGTCGCGCAGTCGCTGCGGGCGGCCGTCGCCCGGCACACCGATCCCCGCTCGGCCGGCAACGTGGCCCGCTCGCTGCGGCGGGTGGAGCTGCTGCGCGTGGCGTGCGCGGACCTGCTCGGGCTGACCGACGTGGCGAGCGTCTGCCGGGCGCTGACCAGCGTGTGGGCGGCCGTCCTGCAGGCCGCGCTCGAGGCCGCGATCCGCGAGCGGGCCGGCGACAGCCCGGCCCCCGCGACGATCGCGATCATCGGGATGGGTCGGCTCGGCGGGAGCGAGCTGGGCTACGGCTCGGACGCGGACGTCGTCGCGGTCTGCGAGCCCGCCGCGGGCGCGACCGACCAGGAGGCGACCACCTACGCCCGCAGCGTGGTCGAGTCGGCGATCGCCGCACTCGGGGCGCCCAGCCCCGACCCGGCCCTCGAGGTGGACACCAAGCTCCGCCCGGAGGGGCGCAGCGGCCCGCTGGTGCGGACCCTGTCGTCGTACGCGGACTACCTGCGCCGCTGGGCCCAGACCTGGGAGTGCCAGGCCCTGCTGCGGGCCAGGCCCGTCGCGGGCGACGAGGACCTCGGGCGCCGGTTCACCGAGATGATCGCGCCCTACCGGTACCCCGAGGGCGGGCTCCCCGACGAGCAGGCGACCGAGATCCGGCGGATGAAGGCCCGGATCGACGCCGAGCGGCTGCCGCGTGGGGCCGACCGTGCCCTGCACACCAAGCTCGGTACCGGCGGGCTCGCCGACGTCGAGTGGACGGTGCAGCTGCTCCAGCTCCAGCACGCCGCGGCGGTGCCGTCCCTGCGGACGCCCTCGACGCTCGACGCGCTCGTGGCCCTGCAGGAGGCGGACCTGCTCACCGAGGCCGACGCCGCCGCGCTCACGGCCGGGTGGACGACCGCGACCCGCGCCCGGGGGATCGCCACGCTCGTGCGCGGGAAGCCGACCGACCAGCTGCCCCGCTCGGGCCGCGAGCTCGCCGGGATCGCGTCGGCCCTGGGCTTCGCCGAGGACGACCCGGGGGCGTGCATCGACGAGTACCGCCGCATCACCCGGCACGCCCGCGCCGCGGTCGACCGGGTGTTCTCGGCGGTCTGA